The nucleotide sequence ATGCGCACCACGACATCCTGGGCCGGGCCCAGGCTAAGGCCGATGCCGCCTTCGAGTTCTTCACCAAGCTCGGCACGCCCTACTACTGCTTCCATGACATTGACCTGGTGGACGAGGGCAGCTCGCTGAGCGAGTACGAGCGCAACCTGAGCGCCATCGTGGACTACCTCAAGCAGCACCAGCAGGCGAGCGGCGTGCAACTGCTCTGGGGCACGGCCAACGTGTTTTCCAACCCGCGCTACATGAACGGGGCCAGCACCAACCCCGACTTCTCGGTGGTCGCCTACGCGGGCACGCAAGTGAAAAACTCCATCGACGCCACCATTGCCCTGGGCGGGCAGGGCTACACCTTCTGGGGGGGCCGCGAGGGCTACATGACCTTGCTCAACACCAACATGAAGCGCGAGCTGGCGCACTTGGGCCAGTTCCTGACCATAGCCCGCGACTATGCCCGCAAGCAGGGCTTCACGGGCAAGTTCTTCATCGAGCCCAAGCCGGCCGAGCCCACCAAGCACCAGTACGACTTCGACGCGGCGACCGTGCTCGGCTTTTTGCGGGAGCACGGGCTGCAGGACGACTTCATGCTGAACCTGGAAGTGAACCACGCCACGCTGGCGGGCCACACGTTCCAGCACGAGCTGCAAGTAGCGGCCGACGCCAACCTGCTGGGCAGCATCGACGCCAACCGGGGCGACTACCAGAACGGCTGGGACACGGACCAGTTCCCCAACAACCTGAACGAGCTGACCGAGTCGATGCTCATCATTTTGGAGCACGGCGGCATCCAGCCGGGGGGCATCAACTTCGACGCCAAGACGCGGCGCAACTCCACCGACTTGGAGGACATCTTCATTGCCCACATTGCCGGCATGGACACGTTTGCGCGGGCGCTGGTGGTGGCCAACGATATTTTAGAGAAGTCGCCCTACAAGCAGTTCCGCACCGAGCGCTACGCCTCGTTTGATGCCGGTGAGGGTGCCGCTTTCGAGAAAGGCCAGCTGACGCTGGAAGACCTGCGCACGATTGCCCACAACGCGGGCGAGCCGCCGCTGAAGAGCGGCAAGCAGGAGTGGCTCGAAGCCATCATCAACCAATATATCTAAGCTATAAAAACGGACCCGGCTGGCTTTTTGAAGGGCGTGGGAACCTGGGGGAAAGGCCGGTCGGGAAAGTTTTTGTTAGTTGCCGGGGCCAAGGCATGTAGCCAAGCGGTGGCCCACTGGTAGCGCCTTGGTTTTTTCTCGCATTAGTTGCTCGTCTGAGCGACTTGAATATTCTTATGCAACATCAACTCGCCACTCTCGACTACGTCGTTTTTTTTATCTATTTCCTGATCGTGTCAGGGTATGGCATTTGGATTTACCGTCGTAAAACAGGAATCGATGGTAGCGCCGAAGGCGATTCCAAAGATTACTTTCTGGCTGAAGGCTCTCTGACATGGTGGGCCATTGGTTCGTCGCTGATTGCTTCCAACATCTCGGCCGAGCAGTTTGTGGGTATGTCCGGCTCGGGCTTCAAGATGGGCTTGGCCATTGCCACCTACGAGTGGATGGCGGCTCTCACGCTCATCATTGTGGCTATATTCTTCATTCCGGTGTACCTGAAGAATAATATTGCCACCATGCCGCAATTTCTGCATCAACGCTACAACGGCACGGTCGCCATGATTATGGCCGTGTTCTGGCTGATGCTCTATGTGGTAGTAAACCTCACGTCTATTCTGTACCTGGGGGCTATTGCCGTAAGCAGCATCTCGGGCTTGAACCTCGACTTCTGTATGTACGCGCTGGCTGCCTTTGCCATTATCATCACGCTGGGTGGTATGAAGGTGATTGGCTTCACCGACGTAATTCAGGTGTTCTTCCTGATTCTCGGCGGCTTGGCTACCACCTACCTGGCCCTGAACCTAGTGGCCGACCACTACGGCCAAACCGGCGTGCTGAATGGCTTCCGCTTGATGACCGAGCAGGCCAACGACCACTTCCACATGATTCTGAAAGAGGAAAACCCCAACTACAGCGCCCTGCCGGGCCTGACGGTACTCTTGGGTGGTATGTGGATTGTGAACCTGAACTACTGGGGTTGCAACCAGTACATCACGCAGCGTGCTTTGGGCGCCGATTTGCCCACGGCCCGGTCCGGCCTCTTGTTTGCGGCTTTCCTGAAGCTGCTGATGCCCGTAATTGTAGTGTTGCCTGGTATTGCGGCGTATGTGCTTTACAAGCAGAATGTATTCGGAGCCGCCGAGTTTGGGTCCGGTGCTGATCTGAATCCTGACCGCGCCTACCCGGTGTTGCTCAACATCCTGCCGGCTGGTTTGAAAGGGTTGTCTTTCGCCGCTCTTACGGCAGCCGTTGTAGCTTCCCTAGCTGGCAAGGCCAACTCCA is from Hymenobacter tibetensis and encodes:
- the xylA gene encoding xylose isomerase, with translation MSSNTLTKTEFFTGIAPIQYEGRESDNPLAFKWYDPTRVVAGKTMQEHLRFAVSYWHTFTGTGGDPFGPGTKQFAWDAHHDILGRAQAKADAAFEFFTKLGTPYYCFHDIDLVDEGSSLSEYERNLSAIVDYLKQHQQASGVQLLWGTANVFSNPRYMNGASTNPDFSVVAYAGTQVKNSIDATIALGGQGYTFWGGREGYMTLLNTNMKRELAHLGQFLTIARDYARKQGFTGKFFIEPKPAEPTKHQYDFDAATVLGFLREHGLQDDFMLNLEVNHATLAGHTFQHELQVAADANLLGSIDANRGDYQNGWDTDQFPNNLNELTESMLIILEHGGIQPGGINFDAKTRRNSTDLEDIFIAHIAGMDTFARALVVANDILEKSPYKQFRTERYASFDAGEGAAFEKGQLTLEDLRTIAHNAGEPPLKSGKQEWLEAIINQYI
- a CDS encoding sodium/sugar symporter — its product is MQHQLATLDYVVFFIYFLIVSGYGIWIYRRKTGIDGSAEGDSKDYFLAEGSLTWWAIGSSLIASNISAEQFVGMSGSGFKMGLAIATYEWMAALTLIIVAIFFIPVYLKNNIATMPQFLHQRYNGTVAMIMAVFWLMLYVVVNLTSILYLGAIAVSSISGLNLDFCMYALAAFAIIITLGGMKVIGFTDVIQVFFLILGGLATTYLALNLVADHYGQTGVLNGFRLMTEQANDHFHMILKEENPNYSALPGLTVLLGGMWIVNLNYWGCNQYITQRALGADLPTARSGLLFAAFLKLLMPVIVVLPGIAAYVLYKQNVFGAAEFGSGADLNPDRAYPVLLNILPAGLKGLSFAALTAAVVASLAGKANSIATIFTLDIYRKVFNPEASEKKLVSVGKIAVVVAMLLGVLIAPHLGIDKKGGFEFIQEYTGFVSPGIFAMFILGFFWKRTTSAAALFATIGGFVLSVILKALPKLTDLSWLAGTGFAVPNAEGVYEIPFLDRMGFVFLICVVVMIVISLVQTSRGVRTNGLEVDASMFRPQRSFTIGALAIVSMLTVLYVVYW